A DNA window from Pelecanus crispus isolate bPelCri1 chromosome 28, bPelCri1.pri, whole genome shotgun sequence contains the following coding sequences:
- the LOC104031699 gene encoding LOW QUALITY PROTEIN: kelch-like protein 15 (The sequence of the model RefSeq protein was modified relative to this genomic sequence to represent the inferred CDS: substituted 1 base at 1 genomic stop codon), giving the protein MAGDMEGFSSSTHDASVSAGLRALYEEGLLLDVTLVIEDRQFQAHKALLATQSDYFRIMFTADMXERDQDKIHLKGLTATGFSHVLQFMYYGTIELSMNTVREILQAAMYVQLLEVVKFCHSFLLAKICVENCAEIMRLLDDFGVNIEGVEEKLDSFLLENFVPLLSRADFLSYLSFEKLLSVLDNDRLSRFPEIELYEAVQGWLRHDRRRWRHTGTIVQNIRFCLMTPSSVLEKVKASEFYRYSRQLRHEVDQAMNYFHNVHQQPLMEMKSNKIRSANPQTAVFRGIMGCSMVNSKIFLLHKPRVWWELEGPQVPLRPHCLAIVNNFVFLLGGEELGPGGEFHVSPKVFRYDPRQNTWLRMTDMSVPRSDFAVGVIGRYVYAVAGGTTDETFCATEQYDITKDKWECVDPCPVHKYGHEGTVLGNKLYITGGVTSSSASKQVYVFDPSKEGTVEQQTRRTQVVTNLWEKKCEMNYARCFHKMISYNGKLYVFGGASVILSPSFESQGCPTEVYDPDTDQWTVLASMPSGRTGHGVAVLDKQIMVLGGLCYSGHYSDSILTFDPEENKWKEDEYPRMPCKLDGLQVCSLHFPEYVLEHVRCCS; this is encoded by the exons ATGGCAGGGGACATGGAAGGGTTTAGCTCCTCCACCCATGACGCCAGTGTCTCTGCTGGATTGAGAGCGCTGTATGAGGAGGGATTGCTTCTTGATGTCACACTTGTCATTGAAGACCGCCAATTTCAGGCCCATAAAGCACTGCTTGCCACCCAGAGTGATTACTTCAGGATTATGTTCACAGCTGACATGTGAGAACGAGATCAGGACAAAATCCATTTGAAAGGTCTGACAGCTACAGGCTTCAGTCATGTCCTCCAATTCATGTACTATGGAACTATTGAACTGAGTATGAACACTGTTCGTGAAATCCTTCAGGCTGCCATGTATGTCCAGCTTCTAGAGGTGGTAAAATTTTGCCACTCTTTTCTCTTAGCCAAAATCTGCGTAGAAAACTGTGCAGAAATTATGAGACTTCTGGACGATTTTGGTGTAAACATCGAAGGAGTCGAGGAAAAACTGGACTCCTTTCTGCTAGAGAATTTTGTGCCACTCCTGTCCAGAGCTGACTTCCTTTCCTATCTGAGCTTTGAGAAGCTCCTGTCTGTCTTGGATAATGATCGTCTGAGCAGGTTTCCCGAGATAGAGCTGTATGAAGCTGTCCAGGGCTGGCTGCGCCATGACAGAAGACGCTGGAGGCATACGGGCACCATCGTGCAGAACATCAGGTTTTGTTTGATGACACCATCCAGTGTTCTTGAGAAG GTAAAAGCATCAGAGTTTTATCGATACTCCCGGCAGCTGCGACATGAGGTTGACCAAGCCATGAATTACTTTCATAATGTCCACCAACAGCCTTTGATGGAaatgaaatcaaacaaaattCGTTCTGCCAATCCCCAGACTGCAGTATTTAGAGGAATCATGGGATGCAGTATGGTAAACagtaaaatttttcttttgcacaaaCCAAGGGTCTGGTGGGAACTAGAGGGCCCTCAAGTGCCTTTACGACCACACTGCCTTGCCATTGTGAATAACTTTGTGTTCCTATTAGGTGGGGAAGAACTGGGGCCAGGTGGTGAATTTCATGTTTCACCCAAAGTGTTTAGATATGACCCAAGACAGAACACTTGGTTACGAATGACGGACATGTCTGTTCCACGTTCTGACTTTGCTGTTGGAGTTATTGGGAGGTATGTTTATGCAGTGGCTGGGGGAACCACAGATGAAACGTTTTGCGCAACTGAACAGTATGATATTACTAAAGATAAATGGGAATGTGTGGATCCCTGTCCAGTCCATAAATATGGACATGAAGGGACTGTGCTTGGTAACAAGTTGTATATCACTGGTGGAGTTACATCATCTTCAGCTTCTAAGCAAGTGTACGTGTTTGATCCCAGTAAAGAAGGGACAGTAGAGCAGCAAACAAGGAGAACTCAAGTGGTCACTAACCTTTGGGAGAAGAAATGCGAAATGAATTATGCAAGATGCTTTCACAAAATGATTTCTTATAACGGTAAGCTTTATGTCTttggtggtgcctctgtgatCCTAAGTCCCTCCTTTGAATCTCAGGGATGTCCTACAGAGGTTTATGACCCAGATACTGATCAATGGACTGTATTGGCTTCTATGCCAAGTGGTAGGACTGGTCATGGTGTAGCTGTTCTGGACAAACAGATAATGGTTCTTGGAGGCCTTTGTTACAGTGGTCACTACAGTGATTCGATTCTCACCTTTGatccagaggaaaacaaatggaaagaagaTGAATATCCGAGAATGCCGTGCAAGCTGGATGGCTTACAAGTCTGCAGCTTGCACTTTCCTGAATATGTTTTGGAGCATGTTAGATGTTGCAGCTAA
- the LOC142596201 gene encoding ADP-ribosylation factor 4-like, producing the protein MDPPISSLFSRLFRKKQLRILMVGLEAAGKTTILYKLKLGKIVTAIPAIGFHVDMVEYKNVCFTVWDVGDQGKIRRPWRHYFENALGLIFVVDSNDRERIQEAAEELQKMLQEDELRDAVLLLFANKQDLPNAMSVSEVTDKLGLQSLRNRTWRVQAACATEGTGLYEGLAWLSNELSKR; encoded by the exons ATGGACCCGCCCATCTCCTCGCTCTTCTCACGCCTCTTCCGCAAGAAGCAGCTGCGCATCCTCATGG TTGGTTTGGAAGCTGCTGGTAAGACAACTATTCTTTATAAACTGAAACTAGGAAAAATCGTCACCGCAATTCCCGCTATTG GTTTTCATGTGGACATGGtagaatataaaaatgtttgtttcacagTCTGGGATGTAGGTGATCAAGGTAAAATTAGACGTCCTTGGAGGCATTATTTCGAAAATGCACTG GGCCTCATTTTTGTGGTAGACAgcaatgacagagagagaatccaggaagcagcagaagagctgcagaaaatg CTTCAGGAGGATGAGCTGCGAgatgcagtgctgcttctgtttgcGAATAAACAAGATCTGCCAAATGCCATGTCAGTCAGTGAAGTGACGGATAAACTAGGTCTTCAGTCTCTGCGTAACAGAACT TGGCGTGTCCAGGCTGCCTGCGCTACGGAAGGAACTGGTCTGTATGAGGGACTTGCCTGGCTGTCTAATGAACTCTCAAAACGCTGA